The following proteins come from a genomic window of Trifolium pratense cultivar HEN17-A07 linkage group LG4, ARS_RC_1.1, whole genome shotgun sequence:
- the LOC123919706 gene encoding uncharacterized protein LOC123919706, with translation MAHLFSINLNASHKLVICSNLRYYGIKTTPKNACYRVRRTWRGSMLQCCSTSSSSSSSSEQLYFANQKVKLEIENDSENMKQKIDFLVCEYGWRIRRLIMNADEIKMAADVQAEAFHVPVALFNDLFFQFFKAEVLSGLLYKLKNSPPNRYACLVAENDQESSKQLVGVIDVTVMRDQDVLQHLPDEAQEYLYISGIGVSNAFRRMKIATALLKACDKISNLWGYEFLALRAYEEDIGARTLYTNAGYQLVSKDPPWTSNWIGRKCRVLMIKRISLLPK, from the exons aTGGCTCATTTATTTTCAATCAACCTTAATGCTTCTCATAAACTAGTTATATGTTCAAATTTGAGGTATTATGGTattaaaacaacaccaaaaaatgCATGTTATAGAGTTAGAAGAACTTGGAGGGGTTCAATGTTGCAATGCTGCAGTacaagtagtagtagtagtagtagttcaGAACAATTATATTTTGCTAATCAAAAAGTGAAATTGGAGATTGAGAATGATAGTGAAAATATGAagcaaaaaattgattttttggTGTGTGAATATGGATGGAGAATAAGGAGATTGATTATGAATGCTGATGAGATAAAGATGGCAGCTGATGTTCAAGCTGAAGCTTTTCATGTTCCTGTGGCTCTTTTCAATGATCTGTTCTTTCAATTCTTTAAG GCTGAAGTGCTTTCAGGGCTCCTTTACAAGCTTAAAAACTCACCTCCCAATAG GTATGCTTGTTTAGTGGCTGAGAATGATCAAGAATCATCAAAACAACTTGTTGGTGTCATTGATGTAACTGTAATGAGAGATCAAGATGTGCTTCAACATCTCCCTGATGAAGCACAAGAGTACCTTTACATATCAGGAATAGGTGTCTCCAATGCTTTCAG GAGGATGAAAATAGCAACTGCTTTGTTAAAAGCATGTGACAAGATTTCCAATTTATGGGGTTATGAGTTTCTTGCCCTTAGAGCTTATGAAGAAGATATAGGTGCAAGAACATTGTACACAAATGCTGGCTACCAACTTGTTTCTAAAGATCCACCATGGACAAGTAATTGGATTGGAAGGAAATGTCGAGTTCTTATGATCAAAAGAATTAGTTTATTGCCTAAGTAG
- the LOC123919705 gene encoding chloroplast envelope quinone oxidoreductase homolog, translating to MAEKLMQAVQYNSYGGGASGLKHVEVPIPTPKNNEVLIKLEATSINPVDWKIQKGQLRAIFLPRKFPHIPCTDVAGEVVDVGSQVKDFKAGDKVIAKLTHQYGGGLAEFAVATESLTAARPSEVSAAEAVSLPIAGLTARDALTEIGGVKLDGTGEPKNVLVTAASGGVGVFAVQLAKLGNNHVTVTCGARNIDFVKSLGADEVLDYKTPEGVALKSPSGRKYDVVVNCTTGIPWSTFDTNLTEKGVVVDLTPGPSSLLTFALKKVTFSKKRLVPFFVNVKREGLEHLTQLVKEGKLKSIIDSKFPLSKAEDAWAKSIDGHATGKIVVEQ from the exons ATGGCTGAGAAACTTATGCAAGCTGTTCAGTACAATTCCTATGGGGGAGGTGCCTCTGGATTGAAG CATGTTGAAGTTCCTATTCCAACTCCAAAGAACAATGAAGTTTTAATCAAATTGGAAGCAACTAGTATTAACCCGGTTGATTGGAAGATTCAGAAGGGTCAACTTCGAGCTATATTTTTGCCTCGAAAGTTTCCTCACATACCTT GCACTGATGTAGCAGGAGAAGTAGTAGATGTTGGATCACAAGTCAAGGATTTTAAGGCTGGAGACAAAGTTATTGCTAAACTCACACATCAA TATGGAGGTGGACTAGCTGAGTTTGCAGTGGCTACTGAGAGCTTAACAGCGGCCAGACCATCCGAAGTCTCAGCTGCTGAAGCTGTGAGTTTACCTATAGCCGGTCTTACAGCTCGTGACGCGCTCACTGAAATTGGAGGAGTTAAGCTTGATGGAACTGGCGAGCCCAAGAACGTTTTGGTAACTGCTGCTTCAGGCGGTGTAGGAGTATTTGCTGTTCAGCTTGCCAAACTAGGGAACAACCATGTGACAGTCACTTGTGGCGCTCGCAACATCGACTTTGTTAAGAGCTTAGGTGCTGACGAGGTTCTCGACTACAAGACTCCAGAGGGAGTAGCACTGAAGAGTCCATCCGGTAGGAAATATGATGTAGTGGTAAATTGCACCACTGGAATTCCATGGTCAACTTTTGATACTAATTTAACCGAAAAAGGGGTTGTAGTCGATTTAACACCTGGCCCGAGTTCATTGTTGACTTTTGCGCTGAAGAAAGTTACTTTTTCAAAGAAGCGGTTGGTACCATTTTTCGTAAATGTCAAGCGAGAGGGCTTGGAACATCTTACTCAGTTGGTGAAGGAGGGAAAACTGAAGTCAATTATTGATTCTAAGTTTCCTTTGAGCAAAGCAGAAGATGCTTGGGCTAAGAGCATTGATGGCCATGCTACTGGAAAGATCGTTGTGGAACAATAG
- the LOC123919701 gene encoding patellin-3-like, with protein sequence MAEEPQKPTEQVATTPATSETTIEKTPPPQAEEVVAAAADADAVVVPPVVAEETEKPAEDVKPADETAAATDKKILQSVSFKEETNVVSELPESQKKALDELKQLIQEALNKHEFTAPPPPPPTKAVAEVAEEKKPEEEKKTEDVVAEEKKVEEVVAEEKKVEEAVAEEKKVEEAVAEEKKVEEVEKKEEEKGSSSEEPKTEAKIEAEPEAKKEESVLEVVEKIATSTEEDGAKTVEAIQESIVSVTVTDGEQPVTETVGEAVAVAEVEVTPTTPEEVEIWGIPLLADERSDVILLKFLRARDFKVKEAYTMIKQTVIWRKEFGIEALLQEDLGTDWDKVVFTDGYDKEGHPVYYNVFGEFENKELYQNTFSDDEKRTKFIRWRIQSLEKSIRKLDFTPSGISTIVQVNDLKNSPGLGKKELRQATNKALQLLQDNYPEFVAKQVFINVPWWYLAFSRFLSAFLTQRTKSKFVFAGPSKSADTLFKYIAPEQVPVQYGGLSREGEQEFTTADPATEVTIKPATKHAVEFPISEKSTLVWEVRVVDWSVNYGAEFVPSAEDGYTVIIQKNRKVAPADETIISNTFKIGEPGKVILTIDNQSSKKKKLLYRSKTIPISE encoded by the exons ATGGCTGAGGAACCTCAAAAACCAACTGAACAAGTGGCTACAACACCAGCCACATCTGAAACTACCATTGAAAAGACGCCGCCACCACAGGCTGAAGAAGTTGTAGCCGCCGCCGCCGACGCTGACGCCGTTGTTGTTCCTCCTGTTGTTGCTGAAGAGACAGAGAAGCCGGCTGAGGATGTTAAACCTGCTGATGAGACTGCCGCTGCTACCGATAAGAAGATTTTGCAGTCGGTTTCTTTTAAGGAAGAAACTAACGTGGTTTCTGAATTACCTGAATCTCAGAAAAAAGCACTTGATGAACTTAAACAGCTTATTCAAGAAGCGCTTAATAAACATGAGTTTACTGCTCCTCCACCGCCGCCGCCAACTAAAGCTGTTGCTGAAGTAGCCGAGGAGAAAAAAcctgaagaagaaaagaaaactgAAGACGTAGTTGCTGAAGAGAAAAAGGTTGAAGAAGTAGTTGCTGAAGAGAAAAAGGTTGAAGAAGCAGTTGCTGAAGAGAAAAAGGTTGAAGAAGCAGTTGCTGAAGAGAAAAAGGTTGAAGAAGTTgaaaagaaggaagaagaaaaaggtTCAAGTTCTGAGGAACCTAAAACCGAAGCTAAAATTGAAGCCGAACCTGAAGCGAAGAAAGAGGAGAGTGTCTTAGAGGTTGTTGAGAAAATAGCGACAAGTACCGAAGAAGACGGTGCAAAAACGGTTGAAGCTATTCAAGAAAGTATAGTATCCGTTACGGTTACTGACGGTGAACAACCTGTAACTGAAACTGTTGGTGAAGCTGTTGCTGTTGCTGAGGTGGAAGTTACTCCTACTACACCAGAAGAAGTTGAAATATGGGGAATTCCGTTACTAGCTGATGAAAGAAGCGATGTGATTCTTTTGAAATTCCTCAGAGCTAGGGATTTTAAGGTCAAAGAAGCTTACACAATGATCAAACAAACAGTGATTTGGCGAAAG GAATTCGGAATTGAAGCACTTCTTCAAGAAGATCTTGGAACTGATTGGGACAAAGTTGTTTTCACTGATGGTTATGACAAAGAAGGTCACCCTGTTTATTACAATGTTTTTGGTGAGTTTGAGAACAAAGAATTGTATCAAAACACTTTCTCCGATGATGAGAAGAGAACCAAGTTTATTCGTTGGAGGATTCAGTCTTTGGAGAAAAGCATTAGAAAACTCGACTTCACTCCATCTGGTATCTCTACTATTGTTCAAGTTAATGATCTTAAGAATTCTCCTGGACTTGGTAAGAAGGAGCTTAGACAAGCTACTAACAAGGCTCTTCAATTGCTTCAAGACAATTATCCTGAATTTGTAGCCAAACAG gttTTTATCAATGTTCCTTGGTGGTACCTTGCCTTTTCTAGGTTTTTAAGTGCTTTCTTGACACAGAGGACTAAGAGCAAATTTGTATTTGCTGGACCCTCCAAATCTGCTGATACCCTTTTCAA ATATATTGCTCCTGAGCAAGTGCCAGTTCAATATGGAGGACTGAGCCGAGAGGGTGAACAGGAATTCACCACTGCTGACCCTGCTACAGAGGTTACTATCAAACCAGCAACAAAACATGCTGTTGAGTTCCCAATTTCTGAG AAAAGCACTTTGGTTTGGGAAGTAAGAGTTGTGGATTGGAGTGTGAACTATGGAGCTGAATTTGTGCCGAGTGCTGAAGACGGATACACTGTGATTATCCAGAAGAACAGGAAAGTTGCTCCAGCTGATGAAACAATAATTAGCAACACCTTCAAAATTGGTGAACCTGGTAAGGTTATACTCACCATAGATAACCAATCATCTAAGAAAAAGAAGCTCCTTTACAGGTCCAAGACCATACCAATCTCTGAGTAA
- the LOC123919704 gene encoding chloroplast envelope quinone oxidoreductase homolog — MAAKLMQAVQYTSYGGGVSGLKHVEVPVPTPKNNEVLLKLEATSINPIDWKIQSGVLRIAFLPKKFPHIPCTDVAGEVVEVGPQVKDFKAGDKVVAKLNHQYGGGLAEFAVASESLTAVRPSEVSAAEAAGLPIAGLTARDALTEIGGVKLDGTGEPKNVLVTAASGGVGAFAVQLAKLGNNHVTATCGARNIDFVKSLGADEVLDYKTPEGVALKSPSGRKYDAVVHCTTGIPWSTFEPNLSEKGVVVDLTPGPSSLLTFALKKLTFSKKRLVPFVVTVKREGLEHLTQLVKDGKLKTIIDSKFPLSKAEDAWAKSIDGHATGKIIVEQ, encoded by the exons ATGGCTGCCAAACTTATGCAAGCTGTCCAGTACACTTCCTATGGCGGAGGTGTCTCTGGATTGAAG CATGTTGAAGTTCCTGTTCCAACTCCAAAGAATAATGAAGTTTTACTCAAATTGGAAGCAACTAGTATTAATCCAATTGATTGGAAGATTCAATCTGGTGTTCTTCGTATTGCTTTTTTGCCCAAAAAATTTCCTCATATACCTT GCACTGATGTAGCAGGAGAGGTAGTAGAGGTTGGACCACAAGTCAAGGATTTTAAAGCCGGAGATAAAGTTGTTGCGAAACTCAACCATCAA TATGGAGGTGGACTAGCTGAGTTTGCGGTGGCTAGCGAGAGCTTAACAGCTGTCAGACCATCTGAAGTCTCAGCTGCTGAAGCTGCAGGTTTACCTATAGCCGGTCTCACAGCTAGGGATGCACTCACCGAAATTGGAGGAGTTAAGCTTGATGGGACTGGCGAGCCCAAGAACGTTTTGGTAACTGCTGCTTCAGGTGGTGTTGGTGCATTTGCTGTTCAGCTTGCCAAACTAGGGAACAACCATGTGACAGCCACTTGTGGCGCTCGCAACATTGACTTTGTTAAGAGCTTAGGTGCTGATGAGGTTCTCGACTACAAAACTCCAGAGGGAGTAGCACTCAAGAGTCCATCCGGTAGGAAATACGATGCCGTGGTACATTGCACCACTGGAATACCATGGTCAACTTTTGAACCTAATTTGAGTGAAAAGGGGGTTGTAGTCGATTTAACACCTGGCCCAAGTTCATTGTTGACTTTTGCACTGAAGAAACTTACTTTTTCAAAAAAGCGGTTGGTGCCGTTTGTTGTAACTGTCAAGCGTGAGGGTTTGGAACATCTGACTCAATTGGTGAAGGATGGGAAACTGAAGACAATTATTGATTCCAAGTTTCCTTTGAGCAAAGCAGAAGATGCTTGGGCTAAGAGCATTGATGGCCATGCTACAGGAAAAATCATTGTGGAACAATAG
- the LOC123919702 gene encoding patellin-3 — protein sequence MAENDNSNPTPPPPPPHEQTDPSTVTTLPDPELKPELPVTDQNEQQHQQNPPLQHTESETDSKDNTSQDVVAVEPEPEPEPVTEQRNLQQQKKIPQNLISFKEESNRVSDLSDSERTSLQQFKKLLTETLTDQQVSIYGVPLLSDERTDTILLKFLRAREFKVKESLTMINNTLQWRKDFNIDSLLDEDLGDDLDKVVFMHGFSREGHSVCYNVYGEFQNKELYDKTFGSEERRNRFLRWRIQFLEKSIRKLDFNPGGVNTVFQVNDLKNSPGPAKKELRVATKQALQLLQDNYPEFVAKQVFINVPWWYLAFYTMINPFLTQRTKSKFVFAGPNKSPDTLFKYISPEQVPVQYGGLSVDFCDCNPDFSINDATTEIPVKPTTKQTVEIAIYEKCIIVWELRVVGWEVSYSAEFKPDAKDAYAVIIQKATKMSPTDEPVVSNSFKVSELGKLFLTVDNPTLKKKRLLYRFKIKPYTE from the exons ATGGCTGAAAATGACAACTCTAACCCtactccaccaccaccaccaccacatgAACAAACCGATCCATCCACCGTAACTACCTTACCGGATCCAGAACTAAAACCGGAACTCCCAGTCACCGACCAAAATGAACAACAACACCAACAGAATCCACCTTTGCAACACACCGAATCAGAAACCGATTCAAAAGATAACACATCACAAGATGTAGTTGCAGTTGAACCCGAACCCGAACCCGAACCAGTAACAGAACAACGAAATCTCCAACAGCAAAAGAAAATTCCACAGAATCTAATCTCATTCAAAGAAGAAAGCAACAGAGTAAGCGATCTCTCCGATTCCGAACGAACTTCCCTCCAACAATTCAAAAAACTCTTAACCGAAACCCTAACAGACCAGCAAGTTTCAATCTACGGCGTTCCTCTTCTCTCCGACGAACGAACGGACACAATTCTCCTCAAATTCCTCCGAGCAAGAGAATTCAAAGTCAAAGAATCACTCACAATGATTAACAATACTCTCCAATGGAGAAAAGATTTCAACATAGATTCACTTTTGGATGAAGATCTTGGTGATGATTTAGATAAAGTTGTTTTCATGCATGGTTTTTCGAGGGAAGGACATTCTGTTTGTTATAATGTTTATGGTGAGTTTCAGAATAAGGAACTTTATGATAAGACTTTTGGTAGTGAAGAAAGGAGGAATAGGTTTTTGCGTTGGAGGATTCAGTTTTTGGAAAAGAGTATTAGGAAACTTGATTTTAATCCTGGTGGTGTTAATACTGTTTTTCAAGTTAATGATCTTAAAAATTCTCCTGGTCCTGCTAAAAAGGAACTTAGGGTTGCTACTAAACAGGCTTTGCAGTTGCTTCAGGATAATTATCCTGAATTTGTTGCTAAACAG GTTTTTATCAATGTGCCGTGGTGGTATCTTGCATTCTATACCATGATCAATCCATTCCTGACTCAGAGGACAAAGAGTAAATTTGTGTTTGCAGGCCCAAACAAGTCTCCTGATACGCTTTTCAA GTATATTTCTCCTGAGCAAGTGCCAGTTCAGTATGGTGGCCTGAGTGTCGATTTTTGTGATTGCAACCCGGATTTCAGCATTAATGATGCCACCACAGAAATTCCTGTAAAGCCGACCACAAAGCAAACTGTGGAAATTGCTATTTATGAG AAATGCATTATTGTCTGGGAATTGCGTGTTGTAGGCTGGGAGGTTAGTTATAGCGCTGAATTCAAACCCGATGCTAAGGATGCATATGCTGTCATTATACAGAAGGCTACAAAGATGTCCCCAACCGATGAACCAGTGGTTTCCAATAGCTTTAAAGTTAGCGAACTGGGAAAGTTGTTCCTCACTGTTGACAATCCCACCTTGAAAAAGAAGAGGCTTCTTTACCGGTTCAAGATCAAACCCTACACTGAGTGA